In a single window of the Micromonospora inositola genome:
- the gcvH gene encoding glycine cleavage system protein GcvH: MIPEDLRYTAEHEWLVGGDGGAVRVGITHFAQDALGDIVFVQLPDEGAVVAAGEPLGEIESTKSVSEIYAPISGTVAARNEALADTPEVINTDPYGAGWLLEITPDDPAAVEGLLTAGAYRELTES, from the coding sequence GTGATTCCTGAGGATCTGCGGTACACCGCCGAGCACGAGTGGCTGGTCGGTGGCGACGGCGGCGCCGTCCGGGTCGGCATCACGCACTTCGCGCAGGACGCCCTGGGTGACATCGTGTTCGTCCAGTTGCCGGACGAGGGTGCGGTGGTGGCGGCGGGTGAGCCGCTGGGTGAGATCGAGTCGACGAAGAGCGTGTCGGAGATCTACGCGCCGATCAGCGGTACGGTGGCGGCGCGCAACGAGGCGCTCGCCGACACCCCTGAGGTGATCAACACGGATCCGTACGGTGCGGGATGGTTGTTGGAGATCACCCCGGATGATCCGGCGGCGGTCGAGGGTCTGCTGACCGCCGGCGCGTACCGCGAGCTCACTGAGAGCTGA
- the odhI gene encoding oxoglutarate dehydrogenase inhibitor Odhl has translation MTRPDDEFPPLDVTSTLNLGSLDEVLEGPDTDVVPSRMSGSLPPGMALLVVRRGPNAGARFLLDHDVTTSGRHPDSDIFLDDVTVSRRHAEFHRDGGTFTVRDVGSLNGTYVNRERVEAATLSNGDEVQIGKFRVVFIAGPRPEEEAGRG, from the coding sequence ATGACGCGCCCAGACGACGAGTTCCCCCCACTCGACGTCACTTCGACGCTCAATCTCGGTTCGCTCGACGAAGTGCTGGAGGGTCCGGACACCGACGTGGTGCCGAGCCGGATGTCCGGTTCGTTGCCGCCCGGGATGGCGTTGCTGGTGGTTCGCCGGGGTCCGAACGCGGGCGCCCGGTTCCTGTTGGACCACGATGTGACGACGAGTGGCCGGCACCCGGACAGTGACATCTTCCTGGACGACGTGACGGTGTCGCGGCGGCACGCGGAGTTCCACCGTGACGGTGGCACGTTCACGGTGCGGGACGTGGGCAGCCTAAACGGCACGTACGTGAATCGGGAGCGGGTCGAGGCGGCCACGTTGAGCAATGGTGACGAGGTGCAGATCGGCAAGTTCCGGGTGGTGTTCATCGCCGGTCCGCGCCCGGAGGAGGAGGCCGGCCGGGGGTGA
- the ftsR gene encoding transcriptional regulator FtsR, with amino-acid sequence MSIGEVLGQLRVEFPDVTISKLRFLETEGLVEPQRTPAGYRKYSWDDVARLRFVLTAQRDQYLPLRVIRDQLAEFDAPGRQRPTLVAVGPGGEVPGRGGQEPAESAQVRLGRAELISRSGIDESTLGELERLGVLVSDPAGWFDADALIIARAVAGLAEYGLEPRHLRGYRTAADREVGLFAQLVAPLARQSDPAARSRAAETARELVALSQQLHAALVRVGLRSTLGR; translated from the coding sequence ATGAGTATCGGTGAGGTGCTGGGGCAGTTGCGGGTGGAGTTCCCGGACGTCACGATCTCGAAGTTGCGGTTCCTGGAGACCGAGGGTCTGGTGGAGCCGCAGCGGACGCCGGCGGGGTACCGGAAGTACAGCTGGGACGATGTGGCGCGGTTGCGGTTCGTGCTGACCGCGCAGCGGGACCAGTATCTGCCGTTGCGGGTGATCCGTGACCAGTTGGCGGAGTTCGACGCTCCGGGCCGGCAGCGGCCGACGTTGGTGGCGGTCGGTCCCGGTGGTGAGGTGCCGGGTCGGGGTGGGCAGGAGCCTGCCGAATCGGCGCAGGTGCGGCTGGGGCGGGCGGAGCTGATCTCCCGTAGTGGGATCGACGAGTCGACGTTGGGTGAGTTGGAGCGGCTCGGTGTGCTGGTGTCCGATCCGGCGGGTTGGTTCGACGCGGATGCTCTGATCATCGCGCGGGCGGTGGCGGGGTTGGCGGAGTACGGGCTGGAGCCGCGGCATCTGCGGGGTTATCGGACGGCGGCGGATCGGGAGGTCGGTCTGTTCGCGCAGTTGGTGGCGCCGTTGGCGCGGCAGAGTGATCCGGCGGCGCGGTCCCGGGCGGCGGAGACGGCGCGTGAGTTGGTGGCGTTGTCGCAGCAGTTGCACGCGGCCCTGGTGCGGGTGGGGTTGCGGTCGACCTTGGGTCGGTGA
- a CDS encoding group I truncated hemoglobin: MTVTEEVTPVSHYERIGGASSVKAAVEVFYDKVLADPELAGYFADVNMAEQRRHLALMLTVVLGGPNEYAGRGLAEAHQSLHIPVAHYVKVGEHLTATLTELGVPADIIADVQTVLGQVQDQVVSSGNGTGA; encoded by the coding sequence GTGACGGTTACGGAAGAAGTCACTCCCGTCTCCCACTACGAACGCATCGGCGGCGCCAGCTCGGTGAAGGCGGCCGTGGAGGTGTTCTACGACAAGGTGCTCGCCGACCCGGAGCTGGCCGGCTACTTCGCGGACGTGAACATGGCCGAGCAGCGGCGGCACCTGGCGCTGATGCTGACTGTGGTCCTCGGTGGACCGAACGAGTACGCCGGTCGCGGGCTGGCCGAGGCGCACCAGTCGTTGCACATCCCGGTGGCGCACTACGTCAAGGTCGGTGAGCACCTGACCGCGACGCTGACCGAGCTGGGCGTGCCGGCGGACATCATCGCCGACGTGCAGACCGTGCTGGGGCAGGTGCAGGACCAGGTGGTGTCGTCCGGCAACGGGACGGGCGCCTGA
- a CDS encoding globin domain-containing protein — protein sequence MDAARLKQSWSLVAAHGDQVPLYFYSTLFLAYPETRQMFPTNMAGQRDRLVTALGHIVSHVDQVDRLVGFLQDLGADHRKFAVRAEHYPAVGEALLATLRHFLGEEWTDELAQDWAAAYGLVAQVMTDAAQAAEAVNPPWWVAEILAHERRAFDVAVLTVRPQYLLPFTPGQSIGVSHPAVRSWRYYSPANAPRADGTLELHVRAAPGGAVSSRLVYGSAVGDPVHLAAPVGDRLTLWSAGSSDLLLLAAGTGWAPVKALVEQVAAEGSRRRVDLYVGARSRSEFYDTDAIDKLASSHPWLSVTYVVGSDMRRPGEFVHLADRALADGDWRSRHVYVCGSDEMVGHSVAAFTQAGYHAGQLHHEGFGKHWYGPAWRTVTGPDNSGGVR from the coding sequence GTGGACGCGGCACGGCTCAAGCAGAGCTGGTCCCTGGTCGCCGCCCACGGCGACCAGGTGCCGCTCTACTTCTATTCCACACTGTTCCTGGCGTATCCGGAGACCCGGCAGATGTTCCCGACCAACATGGCCGGGCAGCGGGACCGGCTGGTCACCGCGTTGGGGCACATTGTGTCCCATGTGGACCAGGTCGACCGCCTGGTCGGGTTCCTCCAGGACCTCGGCGCCGACCACCGCAAGTTCGCGGTGCGCGCCGAACACTATCCGGCGGTCGGCGAGGCGCTGCTGGCGACGCTGCGGCATTTCCTGGGCGAGGAGTGGACCGACGAGCTGGCCCAGGACTGGGCGGCCGCGTACGGGCTGGTCGCGCAGGTGATGACGGACGCGGCGCAGGCGGCGGAGGCGGTGAACCCGCCGTGGTGGGTGGCCGAGATCCTCGCCCATGAGCGGCGGGCGTTCGACGTGGCGGTGTTGACGGTGCGGCCGCAGTACCTGCTGCCGTTCACGCCGGGCCAGTCGATCGGGGTGTCCCACCCGGCGGTGCGGTCGTGGCGGTACTACTCGCCGGCGAACGCGCCGCGCGCCGACGGCACGCTGGAGCTGCACGTGCGGGCCGCCCCGGGCGGGGCGGTGTCGTCGCGGCTGGTGTACGGGTCCGCGGTGGGTGACCCGGTTCACCTGGCGGCTCCGGTGGGCGACCGGTTGACGTTGTGGTCGGCCGGGTCGAGCGACCTGCTGCTGCTGGCCGCCGGCACCGGCTGGGCGCCGGTGAAAGCGCTGGTGGAGCAGGTCGCGGCGGAGGGTTCCCGCCGCCGCGTGGACCTGTATGTGGGGGCCCGCTCGCGCAGCGAGTTCTACGACACCGACGCGATCGACAAGCTGGCCTCATCGCACCCGTGGCTGTCGGTGACGTACGTCGTGGGTTCGGACATGCGGCGGCCGGGTGAGTTCGTGCACTTGGCGGACCGGGCGTTGGCTGACGGCGACTGGCGGTCCCGGCACGTTTACGTGTGCGGCTCCGACGAGATGGTCGGCCATTCGGTGGCGGCGTTCACCCAGGCCGGTTACCACGCCGGTCAGCTGCACCACGAGGGCTTCGGTAAGCACTGGTACGGGCCGGCGTGGCGGACGGTGACCGGCCCTGACAATTCCGGAGGTGTCCGGTGA
- a CDS encoding DivIVA domain-containing protein, which produces MSATPISRYDGVQVSGSVQVRMTADRVRRWEFGSASFARRGYDHTDVDRFRMQVADELDLLSAQIATLRAENERLNDHVELHRHGVIPSTDAGAKLPAAKEVNLLSAAQREAEQIIAQAHDYARRVAEYARVQYESYMQAAAEDAKQEAERAVADYRSNAGTNFDDSVATREALRIFGEMMISHMQAAARHLDDGSEQLARTMDRIVRETAGAAPVGGAASQAALPRHQHR; this is translated from the coding sequence GTGAGCGCGACCCCGATCAGCAGGTACGACGGCGTGCAGGTGTCCGGCAGCGTGCAGGTGCGGATGACCGCCGACCGGGTGCGTCGTTGGGAGTTCGGCAGCGCCTCGTTCGCCCGCCGCGGCTACGACCACACGGACGTGGACCGGTTCCGGATGCAGGTGGCCGACGAGTTGGACCTGCTGTCGGCGCAGATCGCGACCCTGCGGGCGGAGAACGAGCGGCTTAACGACCACGTGGAGCTGCACCGGCACGGGGTGATCCCGAGCACCGACGCGGGGGCGAAGCTGCCCGCGGCGAAGGAGGTCAACCTGCTGTCGGCGGCGCAGCGGGAGGCCGAGCAGATCATCGCGCAGGCCCACGACTACGCCCGGCGGGTCGCCGAGTACGCCCGGGTGCAGTACGAGAGCTACATGCAGGCGGCGGCGGAGGACGCGAAGCAGGAGGCCGAGCGGGCGGTGGCGGATTACCGCAGCAACGCCGGCACCAACTTCGACGACTCGGTGGCGACGCGGGAGGCGTTGCGGATCTTCGGCGAGATGATGATCTCGCACATGCAGGCGGCGGCCCGGCACCTCGACGACGGCAGCGAGCAGTTGGCGCGGACGATGGACCGGATCGTCCGGGAGACCGCCGGTGCGGCGCCGGTGGGCGGCGCCGCGTCGCAGGCCGCATTGCCCCGCCACCAGCACCGCTGA
- a CDS encoding MarR family winged helix-turn-helix transcriptional regulator yields the protein MERPPNLAAAIDAAAEALVGVLDSATSRHTVSVSPTQLRVLSLIMAHPDTNVNRLAELLDVVPSSASRLCDRLEAVGLVRRVADPRDRREVRLIPTVAAETLLLELKDRRHQAVQEVLDRMPNRVQHELLLSLVAFSQAAALSAQQTGTDSTVRTA from the coding sequence GTGGAGCGACCTCCGAATCTTGCCGCGGCCATCGATGCGGCTGCTGAGGCGCTCGTCGGCGTGCTCGATTCGGCGACCTCGCGGCACACCGTCAGCGTCTCGCCGACCCAGCTGCGGGTGCTCTCGCTGATCATGGCGCATCCGGACACCAACGTGAACCGGCTGGCCGAGCTGCTGGACGTGGTGCCGTCGTCGGCGAGCCGGCTCTGCGACCGGCTGGAGGCGGTCGGCCTGGTCCGTCGGGTGGCGGATCCCCGCGACCGGCGTGAGGTCCGATTGATCCCGACCGTGGCGGCGGAGACGTTGCTGCTCGAGCTGAAGGACCGCCGGCACCAGGCCGTGCAGGAGGTCCTCGACCGGATGCCCAACCGGGTGCAGCACGAGCTGCTGCTGTCCCTGGTCGCGTTCAGCCAGGCGGCGGCGCTGTCCGCGCAGCAGACCGGCACCGATTCCACCGTCCGTACCGCCTGA
- a CDS encoding MerR family transcriptional regulator: MHEPRDPDPGTPQQASPVPGTEGDGVVGYRGVTACQAVGISYRQLDYWARTGLVVPSVRDASGSGTSRLYSFRDLVVLKVVKRLLDAGVSLQNIRKAIEALRSRGVEDLAGITLISDGTTVYECRSPEEVVDLLQGGQGVFGIAIGGAFKEIQGSLSHLPAEPAAGGGQDSVASAPEASEASESVGDELAARRARRRAG, encoded by the coding sequence ATGCACGAGCCGCGAGATCCTGATCCGGGTACGCCGCAGCAGGCGTCGCCCGTCCCGGGCACCGAGGGTGATGGTGTGGTGGGCTACCGGGGTGTCACCGCCTGCCAGGCGGTGGGTATCAGCTACCGGCAGTTGGACTACTGGGCCCGGACGGGGCTGGTGGTGCCGAGCGTGCGGGACGCGTCGGGTTCGGGGACGTCCCGGTTGTACTCCTTCCGCGACCTGGTGGTGTTGAAGGTCGTGAAGCGCCTGCTGGACGCCGGGGTGTCGCTGCAGAACATCCGGAAGGCGATCGAGGCGTTGCGGTCGCGTGGGGTGGAGGATCTGGCGGGGATCACGCTGATCTCGGACGGGACGACGGTGTACGAGTGCCGGTCGCCGGAGGAGGTGGTCGACCTGTTGCAGGGCGGCCAGGGCGTGTTCGGCATCGCGATCGGCGGGGCGTTCAAGGAGATCCAGGGTTCGCTGTCGCACCTGCCGGCGGAGCCGGCGGCGGGTGGCGGCCAGGATTCGGTGGCGTCCGCACCGGAGGCGTCGGAGGCGTCGGAGTCGGTGGGGGACGAGTTGGCGGCGCGGCGGGCGCGGCGTCGGGCGGGCTGA
- a CDS encoding CDP-alcohol phosphatidyltransferase family protein has product MSDRPAHGERSASGGTTAVVGDRVLTLPNIISFIRLVGVPLFLYLFLVVRADVAAIVVLAIGGTSDWVDGWIARRLHQVSRLGELLDPLADRLYILATLLAFTAREVVPWQFTAALLARELLLLGSLAVLRRYGYGPPPVHYVGKTATFLLLAAFPVLLLAAAAPATATAAGAIGWGLAWWGLVLYWVAGGMYVVQASRLVRAMRSRSGGAPA; this is encoded by the coding sequence GTGTCGGATCGCCCGGCTCACGGGGAGCGTTCGGCTTCCGGCGGTACGACCGCGGTCGTGGGGGACCGTGTTCTCACCCTGCCGAACATCATCAGCTTCATCCGCCTGGTCGGCGTGCCGCTGTTCCTCTACCTCTTCCTGGTCGTCCGCGCTGACGTGGCGGCGATCGTGGTGCTCGCCATCGGCGGCACCAGCGACTGGGTGGACGGCTGGATCGCGCGCCGCCTGCACCAGGTCAGCCGGCTGGGGGAGTTGCTCGACCCGCTCGCCGACCGGCTCTACATCCTGGCCACGCTCCTGGCGTTCACCGCGCGGGAGGTGGTGCCGTGGCAGTTCACCGCGGCGCTGCTGGCCCGCGAGCTGCTCCTGCTCGGTTCGTTGGCCGTGCTGCGCCGGTACGGCTACGGCCCGCCGCCGGTGCACTACGTGGGCAAGACCGCCACCTTCCTGCTGCTGGCCGCGTTTCCGGTCCTGCTGCTCGCCGCGGCGGCGCCGGCCACGGCGACCGCCGCCGGCGCGATCGGCTGGGGGCTGGCCTGGTGGGGGCTGGTGCTCTACTGGGTGGCCGGCGGGATGTACGTGGTGCAGGCCAGTCGCCTGGTTCGCGCGATGCGGTCCCGCTCCGGGGGTGCGCCGGCATGA
- a CDS encoding SAM-dependent methyltransferase produces MAEPDQPSTARMIDFWLGGEHHFPADVAAARAFEEAYGPGAVIFRSLREFLGRAVRSIADAGVDSFLVFGAGVPSRGNVHEVVTEATVLYTDVDPVTIRLGQRILAGSDRAGYGFGDATDIGTLDPAQLHRFVPGWGRRPVGVVFLGLAAFLDDDTLSRTLDELCEAVAPGSFLAVDFAGEELAGYPRALAMMGPSFRMRPPAAFGPLLGRWELTADGVVPVARWRPDGEPAAVPDAFYGAVATKPAA; encoded by the coding sequence ATGGCCGAGCCCGACCAGCCGAGCACCGCCCGAATGATCGACTTCTGGCTCGGTGGTGAGCACCACTTCCCGGCCGACGTGGCCGCCGCCCGCGCCTTCGAGGAGGCGTACGGCCCCGGTGCGGTGATCTTCCGCTCGCTGCGAGAGTTCCTCGGCCGGGCGGTCCGGTCGATCGCCGACGCGGGGGTGGACAGCTTCCTGGTGTTCGGTGCCGGCGTGCCGAGCCGCGGCAACGTGCACGAGGTCGTTACCGAGGCGACCGTCCTCTACACCGATGTCGACCCGGTGACGATCCGGCTCGGCCAGCGCATCCTCGCCGGCAGCGACCGCGCCGGTTACGGGTTCGGCGACGCCACCGACATCGGCACGCTCGACCCGGCCCAGCTGCACCGGTTCGTCCCGGGCTGGGGGCGGAGGCCGGTCGGGGTGGTCTTCCTCGGGCTGGCCGCGTTCCTCGACGACGACACGCTCTCCCGCACCCTGGACGAGCTCTGTGAGGCGGTCGCGCCGGGCAGCTTCCTGGCCGTCGACTTCGCCGGGGAGGAGCTGGCCGGGTATCCACGGGCCCTGGCGATGATGGGGCCGTCGTTCCGGATGCGCCCGCCCGCCGCGTTCGGTCCGCTGCTGGGTCGCTGGGAGCTCACCGCCGACGGCGTCGTGCCGGTCGCCCGGTGGCGTCCGGACGGCGAGCCGGCCGCGGTGCCGGACGCGTTCTACGGCGCGGTGGCGACGAAGCCGGCCGCCTGA
- a CDS encoding DUF881 domain-containing protein: protein MSDEHRETGTGWPEAEPPRPEGPAGEPDPRPEAPDPDELSPLAPDEPAEREADAPASPEAEPEGSAPAAGPVAAWSGKRRLTSAGAMIAVLLALLGFTLVVQLKTTSTDPTLAATREEDLVRISSDLDSRERRLRQDIATLEESQRQLRSGEQGRQAALEEATRRADELGILAGTLPAVGPGLSVRFEGDGKAISSTRILDAVEELRGAGAEAMQISGADGTAVRIIASTYFVDADGGGLVVDGRRLSGPYTILVIGEPATMRTALNIPGGVVASVSDAGGNVIVEEREVVEVSQLHAPIKLEHARPVS from the coding sequence ATGAGCGACGAGCACAGGGAGACCGGGACCGGTTGGCCGGAGGCGGAGCCGCCACGGCCGGAGGGGCCGGCGGGTGAGCCGGATCCGCGGCCGGAGGCGCCGGATCCCGACGAGTTGAGCCCGCTGGCGCCGGACGAGCCGGCGGAGCGGGAGGCCGACGCGCCGGCGAGTCCCGAGGCGGAGCCGGAGGGTTCCGCCCCGGCGGCCGGCCCGGTGGCCGCCTGGTCGGGGAAGCGGCGGTTGACGTCGGCCGGGGCGATGATCGCCGTGCTGCTGGCGTTGCTGGGGTTCACCCTGGTGGTGCAGTTGAAGACGACCTCGACGGATCCGACCCTCGCGGCGACGCGGGAGGAGGACCTGGTCCGGATCTCGTCGGACCTGGATTCGCGGGAACGGCGGCTGCGGCAGGACATCGCCACGTTGGAGGAGAGCCAGCGGCAGTTGCGCTCGGGTGAGCAGGGTCGGCAGGCGGCGCTGGAGGAGGCGACGCGGCGGGCCGATGAGCTGGGCATCCTGGCGGGCACGTTGCCGGCGGTGGGGCCGGGGTTGTCGGTGCGGTTCGAGGGGGACGGCAAGGCGATCTCGTCGACGCGGATCCTGGACGCGGTGGAGGAGTTGCGGGGCGCGGGCGCGGAGGCGATGCAGATTTCCGGTGCCGACGGGACAGCGGTGCGGATCATCGCGTCGACGTATTTCGTGGACGCGGACGGCGGTGGCCTGGTGGTGGACGGGCGGCGGTTGAGTGGCCCGTACACGATCCTGGTGATCGGTGAGCCGGCGACGATGCGTACGGCGTTGAACATTCCCGGCGGGGTGGTCGCATCGGTTTCGGATGCCGGCGGTAACGTGATCGTCGAGGAGCGTGAGGTTGTCGAGGTTTCGCAGCTGCACGCGCCGATCAAGCTGGAACACGCCCGTCCGGTTTCCTGA
- a CDS encoding small basic family protein, which yields MIAVLALLAGVVLGVYLDPTVPAALQPYLPIAVVAALDAVFGGVRAKLDRIFDDKQFVVSFISNVLVAGLIVYLGDQLGVGGQLSTGVVVVLGVRIFGNVAAIRRHLFRA from the coding sequence ATGATCGCGGTGCTGGCGTTGCTCGCCGGTGTGGTCCTCGGGGTGTACCTCGACCCCACCGTGCCCGCTGCGTTGCAGCCGTACCTGCCGATCGCCGTGGTGGCCGCGCTCGACGCGGTGTTCGGCGGGGTTCGGGCGAAGCTCGACCGGATCTTCGACGACAAGCAGTTCGTGGTGTCGTTCATCTCGAACGTGCTGGTGGCGGGTCTGATCGTGTACCTGGGTGACCAGCTGGGGGTGGGCGGTCAGCTCTCCACCGGTGTGGTGGTCGTGCTCGGGGTGCGCATCTTCGGAAACGTGGCGGCGATCCGTCGCCACCTGTTCCGGGCGTAG
- a CDS encoding PP2C family protein-serine/threonine phosphatase, with protein sequence MPDVAGQVSRAVRLAPPDQLVEAADRAIRAALGASRTEVFIADYRFSGLWPVLDPELPDAGFLSCQGVAQRCFSSQQPVQDAGEDGRCRVYLPLSVWGERLGVLLVELPAHPDAAAVQVAQDIAGELAVALRAADRETDRYRRARRRERLSMAAEMQWDLLPGRSVAHGAFLLAGQLEPAYTVGGDHFDWSVDGDRLTVTVLNGTGSGLAASLLTAVTVNAMRNARRSGGSLVEQAELASDTIFYQHRGSRHVATLLLELDARRGVVKAVDAGSPHVLRLRGGTVTPIALEQQLPLGMFAETRYDVQEFAVEPGDRLFVVSDGVYAAEPAGQEPYGERVMARSMRSTRLQPATEAVGTVMRELHAYHVDADLRDDAVVVCLDWRGSGRVDDGCER encoded by the coding sequence ATGCCGGATGTGGCCGGACAGGTGTCGCGCGCCGTGCGCCTGGCTCCGCCCGACCAGTTGGTGGAGGCGGCCGACCGGGCGATCCGCGCGGCGCTGGGGGCGTCGCGCACCGAGGTGTTCATCGCCGACTACCGGTTCAGCGGGCTCTGGCCGGTGCTGGACCCGGAGCTGCCGGACGCCGGGTTCCTCTCCTGCCAGGGCGTGGCCCAGCGCTGCTTCAGCAGTCAGCAGCCGGTGCAGGACGCCGGCGAGGACGGCCGGTGCCGGGTCTACCTGCCGCTGTCGGTCTGGGGCGAGCGGCTCGGTGTGCTGCTGGTCGAGCTTCCCGCCCACCCGGACGCGGCGGCGGTGCAGGTGGCCCAGGACATCGCGGGCGAGCTGGCGGTGGCGCTGCGCGCGGCCGACCGGGAAACCGACCGCTACCGCCGGGCCCGGCGCCGGGAGCGGCTGAGCATGGCCGCCGAGATGCAGTGGGACCTGCTGCCCGGGCGGAGCGTCGCGCACGGCGCGTTCCTGCTGGCCGGCCAGCTCGAACCGGCGTACACGGTCGGGGGTGACCACTTCGACTGGTCGGTGGACGGGGACCGGCTCACCGTCACCGTGCTCAACGGCACCGGCAGCGGCCTGGCGGCCTCGCTGCTCACCGCGGTCACCGTGAACGCGATGCGCAACGCCCGCCGGTCCGGCGGGAGCCTGGTCGAGCAGGCCGAGCTGGCCTCGGACACCATCTTCTACCAACACCGCGGCAGCCGGCACGTGGCGACGCTCCTGCTGGAGCTGGACGCCCGGCGCGGCGTGGTGAAGGCGGTGGACGCCGGCTCGCCGCACGTGCTGCGGCTCCGCGGGGGCACGGTCACCCCGATCGCCCTGGAGCAGCAGCTGCCGCTGGGCATGTTCGCCGAGACCCGGTACGACGTGCAGGAGTTCGCGGTGGAGCCGGGGGACCGGCTGTTCGTGGTCAGCGACGGCGTGTACGCTGCCGAGCCGGCTGGCCAGGAGCCTTATGGGGAAAGGGTCATGGCGCGGTCGATGCGGTCCACTCGGCTGCAGCCGGCGACCGAGGCAGTTGGTACGGTGATGCGCGAACTGCACGCGTACCACGTCGACGCGGACCTCCGTGATGACGCGGTCGTCGTCTGCCTGGACTGGCGCGGTTCCGGCCGTGTGGACGACGGATGTGAGCGGTAA
- a CDS encoding bifunctional nuclease family protein translates to MRELSVVGVRVELPSNQPIVLLREVEGDRYLPIWIGAVEATAIAYEQQGVKPARPLTHDLLRDVLAALKAPLRAVEITELKENVFYADLLIGDGVRVSARPSDSIALALRVGAPIRCAEEVLSEAGIVIPDEQEDEVEKFREFLEQVRPEDFAG, encoded by the coding sequence GTGCGCGAGCTGAGCGTGGTCGGAGTTCGGGTGGAGCTGCCCAGCAACCAGCCGATCGTCCTGCTGCGGGAGGTCGAGGGGGACCGCTATCTGCCGATTTGGATCGGCGCGGTCGAGGCGACGGCGATCGCCTACGAGCAGCAGGGGGTCAAGCCGGCCCGCCCGTTGACGCATGATCTGCTGCGGGACGTGCTGGCGGCGTTGAAGGCGCCGCTGCGGGCGGTGGAGATCACCGAGTTGAAGGAGAACGTCTTCTACGCCGACCTGCTGATCGGGGACGGTGTGCGGGTGTCCGCGCGGCCGAGCGATTCCATCGCGTTGGCGTTGCGGGTCGGGGCTCCGATTCGTTGCGCGGAGGAGGTCCTCAGCGAGGCGGGGATCGTGATCCCCGACGAGCAGGAGGACGAGGTGGAGAAGTTCCGCGAGTTCCTGGAGCAGGTGCGGCCGGAGGACTTCGCGGGCTGA
- a CDS encoding DUF881 domain-containing protein: MSSTSRDGRAPAARAYAPDFLTDLFRNPLDPGYADAAARRRQAPPSGLRRWAARPVTVVVVVAIGFLFSVAYRETMAEEPGRAKARAGLIAEIKQRESETDRLTARADQLREEVSRQRDAALSGSQASRLRSLEAGTGLARVRGDGVVVRLADASEDKDAVTGADAGPSRVLYSDLQKVANALWAAGAEAVAVNGQRLTATSTIRSAGEAILVDYRPVTGPYEVTAIGPGSMRDRFDASRAASLMREVARSTGLSFGVKEADDLTLPAAPQPRLRYAEPSVSPSPSPSGSGAAGSISPGPSGSGTSPSPSGGGR; this comes from the coding sequence ATGAGCTCGACCTCCCGCGACGGCCGGGCCCCCGCGGCCCGGGCGTACGCGCCGGACTTCCTCACCGACCTGTTCCGCAACCCCCTCGACCCCGGGTACGCGGACGCGGCGGCCCGCCGTCGGCAGGCCCCGCCGTCGGGCCTGCGCCGCTGGGCGGCGCGTCCGGTGACCGTGGTGGTCGTGGTGGCGATCGGGTTCCTCTTCTCCGTCGCCTACCGGGAGACGATGGCGGAGGAGCCGGGTCGGGCGAAGGCCCGCGCCGGCCTGATCGCCGAGATCAAGCAGCGGGAGAGCGAGACCGACCGGTTGACCGCGCGCGCGGACCAGCTGCGCGAGGAGGTGAGCCGGCAGCGGGACGCGGCACTGAGTGGCTCGCAGGCGTCCCGGTTGCGGAGCCTGGAGGCGGGCACCGGTCTGGCCCGGGTGCGGGGTGACGGTGTGGTGGTGCGGTTGGCCGACGCCTCCGAGGACAAGGACGCGGTGACGGGGGCGGACGCGGGGCCGTCCCGGGTGTTGTACTCCGACCTGCAGAAGGTGGCCAACGCGTTGTGGGCGGCGGGCGCGGAGGCGGTCGCTGTCAACGGGCAGCGGTTGACCGCGACGTCGACGATCCGGTCGGCGGGGGAGGCGATCCTCGTCGACTACCGGCCGGTGACGGGCCCGTACGAGGTGACGGCCATCGGCCCGGGTTCGATGAGGGACCGGTTCGACGCCAGCCGAGCGGCGAGCCTGATGCGGGAGGTCGCGCGGAGCACGGGCCTGTCGTTCGGGGTGAAGGAGGCAGATGACCTCACCCTGCCGGCCGCTCCGCAGCCACGGCTACGCTACGCCGAGCCCTCGGTCAGTCCGAGCCCGTCGCCGTCGGGTTCGGGCGCCGCGGGTTCGATCAGTCCCGGGCCGTCCGGCTCGGGGACCTCTCCCAGCCCCTCCGGAGGTGGCCGATGA